In the Bacteroidota bacterium genome, AACGCACTGCACTGATTTGAGGCAGGTAAGCCAATTTAAAATTCGCAGGCAAACTGTCTTCCCAATCGCTAATCATTTCAGCCAACATGCTTTCTCCAATGCCTTGTGTGAGGATTGTTTTATGCAGGATAAACGGAGTTTTAAATTTCTTTTTCAGCATTGGCAAAACATCATTCAGCATTATTCCTTTCATCTCATGCGGAACTCCGGGCATTGATACCAGCACCTTTCCATTTTTTTCAAACCACATGGCAGGTGCGGTTCCATTGCGGTTGCGGATGGTGGTGCATACTTCGGGAACTTGCGCTTGCAGTCGATTTACTTCTGTAACTTCACGTCCATACTTGCTAAAAATTCGTGTAACATCTTCCAACACTTCTTCATCAAAACGCCATTCACAATTAAAATATTCCCGAAGCGTATTTTTGGTGATGTCATCTTTAGTAGGACCTAAACCACCTGTAATTAAAACAATATCCACGCGCGCTTCTGCTTCTTTAAGTGCATCCAGTATATGTTGTTTATCATCGCTTACGGACGTAATTTGCTTCACGCGTATCCCCACCAAATTAAGCTCTTGTCCCATCCATGCTGAATTGGTGTCAACAATTTGTCCGATTAATATTTCATCGCCTATGGTGATTATTTCTGCTAGCATAACATTAATTTTTGGCATAAAGTTAGTATCAAAATTTTATCCTTTCAAAATACTCCTTCCGCTAACTTTCTTAGAAAAACTTCAAACTAAAAAATTCCATTACATTTGCAGCACAAAATTTTGGTTGCGGTTTTATTTTTATGAAACTGCATTAAAAGGGAATAAGGTGAAAATCCTTAACAGTTCCCGCTGCTGTGATTCCTTTTCTTCATTTGAAGAATACAGCTTCTGAAAATCAAAAGCCACTGTTAATGCAACTAACGGGAAGGCATTCAGAAGTAGGAAGAGTCAGAAGACCTGCCACAATTTTATAACATTCGCAGCTTTCGGAGAAAAGGCAAGGAATAAGTTTACAGTATTATATTGTATTCTCTACTTTCCTCTATTAATCTGCGTTAATATTATGCAATGCTAAACAGAATTAATTTTTTAGTCCCATCCGTTTCCAACAGCCTAAAAAAAATTTGCTGTCTGGTTTCGATATGCCTAAATACTACATTATCTCAGGCACAAAATCAAGTAATGGATACAACCATTATCCTTAAAGCATTTTCGGTTGAAGCCAATCGCTACACTCAAAATAATCCCGGACAGAAATCTGAAAAACTTGATTCCTCAACAATTCATGCACCAATAGCACAAAATCTTTCCGACCTTTTAGTGCAAAGCAATTCCTTTTTTGTGAAATCCTATGGAATGGGTAGCTTGTCAACAGCCAGTTTCAGAGGTTCATCCGGAAGCCAAACAGCAACACTTTGGAACGGATTTAATTTGCAAAGCCCTATGAATGGTTTTTTAGATTATGCACTCATTCCTGCATGCTTTTTAGATGAAGTAAGCCTCAGTTATGGAGGAGCCAGTGCTTTATATGGCAGTGCTTCAGTAGGTGGAACCATATTACTAAACAACCTTCCAAAATTTAACACCGGCCTTCATGCCGCAGTTAGTGGTTCTTTTGGAAGTTTTGATAATTACCAACAAAGTGCAAGTGTAAAATGGAGTAATGCTAAATTCAGCTTTAGTGCAACAGCATTTAATCATACTGCTCTTAATAATTATCCCTTCATCAACACCGCTGAACTCGACAAACCCAAACAATTCCAGCAAAATGCTAAATTAAAACAAAGTGGTACACTTTTAGAAAGTTATTTAAAGCTCAATCAAAAACAAGTGCTTAGCATTCGTTTTTGGTATCAAAGTAATCAAAGGCAAATTCCGGCTACTATTATTAGTGGAGCAACAAAACAAATTCAAAAAGATGAATTTTACCGCGTAAATATGGAATGGAGTTATCGCGCAAAACAAAATCAAAGTAAAATCCGTGTGGCCTATTTTGATGAACGACTAAATTTTAATGACCCTGATATTCCACTGTACTCCTACAGTCGCTCACACACCATAATTACAGAAGCTGAAGACAGTTATTTTTTTACAGAAGGCTTGTATCTCACACTTGGCGTGAATAACACTTTTATTAAGGCCTTGAGTGATGGTTACAGTACACTTAAACCCCAGCAAAATCGGACAGCAGCGTTTGCCGCCTTGCAAATCAATTCAAAAAATAAAAGCTGGAAAAACAAAGTTAGTGTGCGTAAAGAATATTATGGAACGCATCAAGTGCCTTTTACTGCGAGCTTTGGAACCGAAAAATTATTTTTTAAATTATTAAAAGTGCGGGGAAATATCTCAAGAAATTATCGCCTACCCACCTTTAACGATCTCTTTTGGACTGAAGCCCTTGCAAAAGGAAATGCCAATTTAAAACCCGAAAGTGGATGGAGCGGTGATGTGGGAATTGGCCAATCTTATGCAAAAAAGAAAGGCAACATTAATTCAGAAATTAGCATTTTTGCTAGTGAAGTAAAAAATATGATTGTGTGGCAACCCGGTGTAAATGCTATTTGGAGCCCTCAAAATGTAAATTCAGTATGGTCAAGAGGTTTGGAAGCAAGATTGGATGCTAGCTATATGATCTCAAAAATATTGCTACAATTAAATACCAAATACAGTCATACTATTAGTAAAAATAACGAGCGAAATCAAACAAATGCGGCAACATTTGGCAAGCAACTTTTTTACGTTCCCATTTCCATTTTTCAGGTGGAAGGAATGGTTTCGCTAAAAGGATTTAAAATTTCTTACCTTCACAATTATACGGGTAAACGATTTACAAATAGCGAAAACACAGAGTATTTAAAATCTTTTAAAATTGGGACAATTACACTTTCAAAAACAGTAACATTTAAAAAAATAAAATTCGATATTTATTCTCAATTTGTAAATATCTGGAACGAGCAATATCAAATTATTGCTTGGCGGCCGATGCCTTTGGCGAATTATGTTGTTGGATTGAGTGTTCGGATTTGAGTAGAGACTAGTGAGTAGTGAGTACAAAGTATTAAGTACAAAGTACAAAGATTTAGGATTTAGGATTTAGGATTTAGGATTTAGGATTTAGGAATTGGAAATAAGAATTAATAATATTAACCATTTCAATTTACCATAATTAGAAAATAACATGAAAAAAACAAGCTTCCAATTTTTGTCACTAGCTGCTATTCTAGTGCTAACTACTTCGATTTCATCTTGTAAAAAAGACAGCACTGAAGATCCTAATCCAACACCGGTGGATGAACCTACCCCTGCTGCAACGTATGACAATGGCGTATTTATTACCTGCGAAGGTGCATTTGTAGGCGGTACAGGGACGCTCAGTTTTTACAACCGTGGGACCAGTGCTACCAGTAATGATATTTTTAAAACCGTAAATGGTGTAGTACTGGGCAATCTGGTTCAATCCATGGAAATATATAATGGAAAAGGATACATTGTTGTTAACAATGCAGATAAAATTGAAGTGGTTAATTCCAGTACCATTGCTTCCGACGGAAAAATAAGCGGGCTCTCATCTCCACGTTATTTTTTAGGTATAGATGCCAATAAAGGCTATGTATCGCAATGGGGTGCATCGGGCGCAAACAAAGGAGTGCGCGTAATTAATTTAGCTACAAAATCACTTGGCGCCTTGATTCCAACAACTGCCAGTCCCGAAAAAATGGCTAAAGCCGGCAACTTTGTATATGTGGCAAGTTCGGGTTACGAAAACGACAGCGTCATTACCATAATTAATTCTTCTACTGATGCGGTTGTTAAAACGCTTACTGTTGGCATTAATCCCAACAGCGTTACCTTAGATAAGAACGGAAAAATTTGGGTGCTTTGTGGCGGAAAAAGCGATAGCCTTGGTGTTGTTGCAGGCAAATTGGTTCGTATAAATACAAGCTCCAATACTATAGAAGCTAGTTTCAATTTCCCTAACACAATG is a window encoding:
- a CDS encoding TonB-dependent receptor plug domain-containing protein: MDTTIILKAFSVEANRYTQNNPGQKSEKLDSSTIHAPIAQNLSDLLVQSNSFFVKSYGMGSLSTASFRGSSGSQTATLWNGFNLQSPMNGFLDYALIPACFLDEVSLSYGGASALYGSASVGGTILLNNLPKFNTGLHAAVSGSFGSFDNYQQSASVKWSNAKFSFSATAFNHTALNNYPFINTAELDKPKQFQQNAKLKQSGTLLESYLKLNQKQVLSIRFWYQSNQRQIPATIISGATKQIQKDEFYRVNMEWSYRAKQNQSKIRVAYFDERLNFNDPDIPLYSYSRSHTIITEAEDSYFFTEGLYLTLGVNNTFIKALSDGYSTLKPQQNRTAAFAALQINSKNKSWKNKVSVRKEYYGTHQVPFTASFGTEKLFFKLLKVRGNISRNYRLPTFNDLFWTEALAKGNANLKPESGWSGDVGIGQSYAKKKGNINSEISIFASEVKNMIVWQPGVNAIWSPQNVNSVWSRGLEARLDASYMISKILLQLNTKYSHTISKNNERNQTNAATFGKQLFYVPISIFQVEGMVSLKGFKISYLHNYTGKRFTNSENTEYLKSFKIGTITLSKTVTFKKIKFDIYSQFVNIWNEQYQIIAWRPMPLANYVVGLSVRI
- a CDS encoding competence/damage-inducible protein A, whose translation is MLAEIITIGDEILIGQIVDTNSAWMGQELNLVGIRVKQITSVSDDKQHILDALKEAEARVDIVLITGGLGPTKDDITKNTLREYFNCEWRFDEEVLEDVTRIFSKYGREVTEVNRLQAQVPEVCTTIRNRNGTAPAMWFEKNGKVLVSMPGVPHEMKGIMLNDVLPMLKKKFKTPFILHKTILTQGIGESMLAEMISDWEDSLPANFKLAYLPQISAVRLRLTAVGENEADLIGQARELIEKLKPLISEHIYGYENDTLEEIVGKLLRNKQKKLATAESFTGGAIASAITKVAGSSDYYEGSVVSYANEIKVNELGVSESDLKDFGAVSQQVAEQMAIGVKQKFKCDYAISTTGIAGPSGGSEAKPVGTAWIAIATPEGVLSKKYSFGEQRNAIIQRATLTALNMLRRELI